A section of the Ranitomeya imitator isolate aRanImi1 chromosome 7, aRanImi1.pri, whole genome shotgun sequence genome encodes:
- the DEXI gene encoding dexamethasone-induced protein, with translation MFYVGLFFVNVLILYYAFLMEYIALNVGIVFLPEDMDQALAELGVLSDPASLLYDAGADIDVLDGYLD, from the coding sequence ATGTTCTACGTGGGCCTGTTCTTCGTCAACGTGCTGATCCTGTACTATGCCTTCCTGATGGAGTACATCGCCCTCAACGTGGGCATCGTCTTCCTGCCGGAGGACATGGACCAGGCGCTGGCGGAGCTCGGGGTGCTGTCAGACCCGGCTTCTCTGCTGTACGACGCAGGGGCCGACATAGACGTGTTGGACGGGTACCTGGACTAG